One Rosa chinensis cultivar Old Blush chromosome 3, RchiOBHm-V2, whole genome shotgun sequence DNA window includes the following coding sequences:
- the LOC112192309 gene encoding TBCC domain-containing protein 1 isoform X2 — protein MSEPIEPSTSSSSSTKDPAFLIHPRREPFEHGLLSIPKLIFADPTQTLVPLKHKLIEQSPSHRVNAAAISESLQISIDLARLVLDTLASVLHLESDPLVQAKPDGVDEVGADVHDLVLFLYIQSYKKLLPRTHKDSAAVADVWPSTSAFDGYLSALSPLQLVRSNSRRFVPSQADEEAHQLSYLQKHLGNLVSLLAEPVEGEGEESLVLTMERLEHLGFLIQFGDKGSESGHLSQYAPFFANSDPDMPAVPVPAAQVHEWILNNIASALENISERISPKENGLPSSSDQDVPMADACTSSTKGSTCVRGSSFIEGISKSSLVRHASDLKGPSVKVLNCHDSVIYILAPLRYATVYGCSDATIVLGAVGKAVRIEHCERVHVITAANRICIANCRECMFFLGVNQRPLIVGDNHKLQVAPYNTFYSQLEEHLSEVGIDATINRWNEPLPLGAVDPHDSLSHPAGVSDAQAESATRVDPDQFTTFLIPNWCGGEPHGSTKVNPFPLPEAYVESQDRNKNLGEVKQLLREAPLEDNRKRELSTALHVYFKDWLYASGNIRQLYCLQGE, from the exons ATGAGCGAGCCAATTGAGCCCTCAACGTCGTCGTCGTCTTCGACCAAAGACCCCGCCTTTCTGATTCACCCTCGGCGCGAGCCATTCGAGCATGGCTTGCTCTCCATCCCCAAGCTCATCTTCGCCGACCCCACGCAAACCCTAGTCCCTCTCAAGCACAAGCTAATCGAGCAATCGCCGAGCCACCGGGTCAACGCCGCAGCGATCTCCGAGTCCCTGCAGATCTCCATTGATCTCGCCAGGCTCGTGCTCGATACCCTAGCCTCGGTGCTTCATTTGGAGTCGGACCCGCTCGTCCAGGCCAAGCCCGACGGGGTGGATGAGGTCGGAGCCGATGTGCATGATCTGGTTTTGTTCCTCTATATTCAGTCCTACAAGAAATTGCTGCCCAGAACGCACAAGGATTCCGCCGCCGTTGCCGATGTTTGGCCGTCGACGTCGGCTTTCGACGGATACTTGTCGGCTTTGTCGCCGTTGCAG CTTGTGCGGAGCAATAGCCGTCGGTTTGTGCCATCACAGGCTGATGAAGAGGCCCATCAGTTATCATATCTGCAAAAGCATTTGGGTAACCTGGTCTCACTGTTAGCTGAACCTGTGGAGGGGGAAGGCGAAGAATCTCTG GTTTTAACCATGGAAAGGTTAGAGCACCTTGGGTTTCTGATTCAATTTGGCGATAAAGGATCTGAAAGTGGTCACTTGAGCCAATATGCTCCTTTCTTTGCAAATTCAGATCCTGATATGCCTGCTGTTCCTGTTCCTGCCGCACAAGTTCACGAGTGGATTTTAAATAATATAGCTTCTGCTCTGGAAAATATTTCTGAAAGAATTTCTCCTAAAGAAAATGGCCTGCCCAGTTCCTCAGATCAAGATGTTCCCATGGCTGATGCCTGCACGAGTTCTACCAAGGGCTCGACATGTGTTAGAGGTTCAAGTTTTATCGAAGGAATCTCTAAATCATCACTTGTAAGGCATGCATCTGATCTTAAAGGTCCTTCTGTAAAG GTTTTAAACTGCCATGATtcagtgatctatatattagcaCCTCTGAGATATGCCACAGTCTATGGATGCTCTGATGCTACAATTGTCCTTGGAGCTGTTGGAAAG GCCGTAAGAATTGAACACTGTGAGCGAGTTCATGTGATCACAGCAGCAAATCGAATCTGCATTGCTAACTGCCGCGAATGCATGTTTTTTCTCGGGGTAAACCAACGACCACTTATTGTTGGGGATAACCATAAGCTGCAG GTGGCACCATATAATACATTTTACAGTCAGTTGGAGGAGCACTTGAGTGAAGTTGGCATTGATGCTACTATCAATAGATGGAATGAACCCCTGCCTCTCGGAGCGGTTGATCCACATGATTCACTATCTCATCCAGCAGGTGTCTCTGATGCTCAGGCTGAGTCTGCTACTCGCGTAGACCCTGACCAGTTCACAACCTTTTTG ATTCCAAACTGGTGTGGAGGTGAACCACATGGCTCCACAAAGGTCAACCCATTTCCATTACCAGAGGCTTATGTGGAATCTCAAGACAGAAAT AAGAATTTAGGGGAGGTAAAGCAATTATTGAGAGAAGCACCCCTTGAGGACAATAGAAAACGGGAATTATCAACTGCTCTTCACGTATATTTTAAAGACTGGTTGTATG CTTCTGGAAACATACGACAGCTTTACTGCCTACAAGGAGAGTAA
- the LOC112192309 gene encoding TBCC domain-containing protein 1 isoform X1 encodes MSEPIEPSTSSSSSTKDPAFLIHPRREPFEHGLLSIPKLIFADPTQTLVPLKHKLIEQSPSHRVNAAAISESLQISIDLARLVLDTLASVLHLESDPLVQAKPDGVDEVGADVHDLVLFLYIQSYKKLLPRTHKDSAAVADVWPSTSAFDGYLSALSPLQLVRSNSRRFVPSQADEEAHQLSYLQKHLGNLVSLLAEPVEGEGEESLVLTMERLEHLGFLIQFGDKGSESGHLSQYAPFFANSDPDMPAVPVPAAQVHEWILNNIASALENISERISPKENGLPSSSDQDVPMADACTSSTKGSTCVRGSSFIEGISKSSLVRHASDLKGPSVKVLNCHDSVIYILAPLRYATVYGCSDATIVLGAVGKAVRIEHCERVHVITAANRICIANCRECMFFLGVNQRPLIVGDNHKLQVAPYNTFYSQLEEHLSEVGIDATINRWNEPLPLGAVDPHDSLSHPAGVSDAQAESATRVDPDQFTTFLIPNWCGGEPHGSTKVNPFPLPEAYVESQDRNQKNLGEVKQLLREAPLEDNRKRELSTALHVYFKDWLYASGNIRQLYCLQGE; translated from the exons ATGAGCGAGCCAATTGAGCCCTCAACGTCGTCGTCGTCTTCGACCAAAGACCCCGCCTTTCTGATTCACCCTCGGCGCGAGCCATTCGAGCATGGCTTGCTCTCCATCCCCAAGCTCATCTTCGCCGACCCCACGCAAACCCTAGTCCCTCTCAAGCACAAGCTAATCGAGCAATCGCCGAGCCACCGGGTCAACGCCGCAGCGATCTCCGAGTCCCTGCAGATCTCCATTGATCTCGCCAGGCTCGTGCTCGATACCCTAGCCTCGGTGCTTCATTTGGAGTCGGACCCGCTCGTCCAGGCCAAGCCCGACGGGGTGGATGAGGTCGGAGCCGATGTGCATGATCTGGTTTTGTTCCTCTATATTCAGTCCTACAAGAAATTGCTGCCCAGAACGCACAAGGATTCCGCCGCCGTTGCCGATGTTTGGCCGTCGACGTCGGCTTTCGACGGATACTTGTCGGCTTTGTCGCCGTTGCAG CTTGTGCGGAGCAATAGCCGTCGGTTTGTGCCATCACAGGCTGATGAAGAGGCCCATCAGTTATCATATCTGCAAAAGCATTTGGGTAACCTGGTCTCACTGTTAGCTGAACCTGTGGAGGGGGAAGGCGAAGAATCTCTG GTTTTAACCATGGAAAGGTTAGAGCACCTTGGGTTTCTGATTCAATTTGGCGATAAAGGATCTGAAAGTGGTCACTTGAGCCAATATGCTCCTTTCTTTGCAAATTCAGATCCTGATATGCCTGCTGTTCCTGTTCCTGCCGCACAAGTTCACGAGTGGATTTTAAATAATATAGCTTCTGCTCTGGAAAATATTTCTGAAAGAATTTCTCCTAAAGAAAATGGCCTGCCCAGTTCCTCAGATCAAGATGTTCCCATGGCTGATGCCTGCACGAGTTCTACCAAGGGCTCGACATGTGTTAGAGGTTCAAGTTTTATCGAAGGAATCTCTAAATCATCACTTGTAAGGCATGCATCTGATCTTAAAGGTCCTTCTGTAAAG GTTTTAAACTGCCATGATtcagtgatctatatattagcaCCTCTGAGATATGCCACAGTCTATGGATGCTCTGATGCTACAATTGTCCTTGGAGCTGTTGGAAAG GCCGTAAGAATTGAACACTGTGAGCGAGTTCATGTGATCACAGCAGCAAATCGAATCTGCATTGCTAACTGCCGCGAATGCATGTTTTTTCTCGGGGTAAACCAACGACCACTTATTGTTGGGGATAACCATAAGCTGCAG GTGGCACCATATAATACATTTTACAGTCAGTTGGAGGAGCACTTGAGTGAAGTTGGCATTGATGCTACTATCAATAGATGGAATGAACCCCTGCCTCTCGGAGCGGTTGATCCACATGATTCACTATCTCATCCAGCAGGTGTCTCTGATGCTCAGGCTGAGTCTGCTACTCGCGTAGACCCTGACCAGTTCACAACCTTTTTG ATTCCAAACTGGTGTGGAGGTGAACCACATGGCTCCACAAAGGTCAACCCATTTCCATTACCAGAGGCTTATGTGGAATCTCAAGACAGAAAT CAGAAGAATTTAGGGGAGGTAAAGCAATTATTGAGAGAAGCACCCCTTGAGGACAATAGAAAACGGGAATTATCAACTGCTCTTCACGTATATTTTAAAGACTGGTTGTATG CTTCTGGAAACATACGACAGCTTTACTGCCTACAAGGAGAGTAA
- the LOC112192311 gene encoding rhodanese-like domain-containing protein 9, chloroplastic, producing MAGIAFGSCCSTISSTSNFRTSWLKLETRTLRGGTILGKPNSVRTLAIRAEVNFVSADEAKELIAEGYTVIDVRDKSQYDRAHIKSCYHVPLFIENQDNDIGTIVKRTLHNNFSGLFFGLPFTKPNPEFVQSVKGQFSPQSKLLLVCQEGLRSAAAASKLEQAGFQDIACITSGLQKVKPGAFDAVGSTELQDAGKAGLITVQGKISAVLGTVLVCAYLFITFFPDQAEKLLQLAPTG from the exons ATGGCAGGGATTGCGTTTGGTAGTTGCTGTTCAACTATCTCTTCCACCAG CAATTTCCGCACTTCTTGGTTGAAACTTGAGACTCGTACTCTTCGTGGAGGAACCATCTTAGGGAAGCCAAACAGTGTTAGAACTCTGGCAATTAGAGCAGAAGTGAACTTTGTAAGTGCAGACGAAGCTAAAGAACTAATTGCAGAAGGATATACGGTTATTGATGTTCGGGACAAATCTCAATATGATAGAGCTCATATCAAATCATGTTATCATGTGCCTCTTTTCATCGAAAATCAAGACAATGACATCG GCACAATTGTAAAGAGGACTCTGCACAACAATTTCTCGGGTCTGTTCTTCGGGTTACCTTTCACTAAACCCAACCCTGAGTTTGTACAATCTGTTAAAGGCCAGTTTTCACCTCAGAGTAAACTGTTACTGGTGTGCCAGGAAGGATTGAG GTCTGCTGCTGCTGCTAGTAAGTTGGAGCAGGCTGGTTTCCAAGACATAGCATGTATAACATCAGGGCTGCAAAAAGTAAAACCAG GAGCATTTGATGCTGTTGGATCCACTGAGTTGCAAGATGCTGGCAAAGCAGGTTTGATCACAGTACAAGGAAAGATCTCAGCTGTACTTGGAACTGTACTAGTCT GTGCATATTTGTTCATCACCTTCTTCCCTGATCAAGCAGAGAAGCTACTTCAATTGGCTCCTACAGGCTAG